One genomic region from Drosophila busckii strain San Diego stock center, stock number 13000-0081.31 chromosome 3R, ASM1175060v1, whole genome shotgun sequence encodes:
- the LOC108601274 gene encoding histone-lysine N-methyltransferase trithorax-like — MGRSKFPGKPSKSINRKRISVLQLEDDEQQQQQQQQSEQSAAAAAREKGNNCDNNDDDDGAAPGGGGGVAVSGNNAATASATAATGNAGNGAGAGGATNGGNVNGSSSSKQQKCAEQQLKECKNQTASEDDIEEATAAAEEDDDEEDNADEDKTASASAAATATTSSTAKGLSALQRAARKGGNKKFKNLNLARAEVMLPSTSKLKQQQLQLNCPATTTAAAAAATTTPKL; from the exons ATGGGCCGCTCCAAGTTTCCCGGGAAACCATCCAAGTCGATTAATCGTAAACGGATAAGTGTCTTGCAATTGGAAGAtgatgagcaacagcaacagcagcaacagcagagcgAGCAAAGcgccgcagcggcagcgcgcGAAAAGGGCAACAATTGTGATAacaacgatgatgatgatggtgcagcaccaggcggcggcggcggagtTGCTGTAAGTGGCAACAATGCTGCCACAGCGAGCGCGACAGCTGCCACAGGCAACGCTGGCAATGGTGCTGGAGCTGGTGGTGCAACAAATGGCGGCAACGTCAacggtagcagcagcagcaagcagcaaaagtgcgcggagcagcagctcaaggaATGTAAAAATCAAACAGCTAGTGAGGATGATATTGAGGAGGCGACAGCGGCGGCGGAggaggatgatgatgaagaagaCAACGCTGATGAGGACAAGAcagcgtcggcgtcggctgcggcaactgcaacaacaagcagcacagcGAAGGGTCTCAGTGCGTTGCAACGTGCTGCACGCAAAGgaggcaataaaaaattcaaaaacttgAATCTGGCTCGAGCGGAGGTGATGTTGCCATCGACATCGAaacttaaacaacaacaattgcaacttaattgccctgcaacaacaacagcagcagcagcagcagcaacaacaac CCCAAAGTTGTAG
- the LOC108603240 gene encoding prolyl 4-hydroxylase subunit alpha-2: protein MKHYYLLVFFLKVVSAKESRIATSTYEMARVAEGEDDLRSDLRPLVEALQKKLDIIRIFADEAAQRMRQAELNPEGYVSNILHSLPMMRRMHQDAPKIIELVKFDAGAELDGIHGYRLNIINKMEFDHAVNGLLRVQNTYDLEAEHMANGLLGLKQYNATLNSLDCLALARHLAEQDNRELASNWYQLALDKYEQTSQSLYQLLNIKRADILKELNALKKSR, encoded by the exons ATGAAACACTACTATTTgttagttttctttttaaaagtAGTTTCCGCTAAGGAAAGCCGGATTGCCACGTCCACTTATGAAATGGCAAGAGTTGCGGAAGGAGAGGATGATCTTCGTAGCGATCTAAGACCATTAGTGGAAGCACTGCAAAAAAAGTTGGACATCATACGCAT ATTTGCAGAcgaagcagcgcagcgaaTGCGTCAGGCCGAGCTCAATCCTGAGGGCTATGTTAGCAATATCTTACACAGTCTGCCCATGATGCGACGCATGCATCAAGATGCGCCCAAGATAATAGAGCTTGTGAAATTTGATGCGGGTGCAGAGTTGGATGGAATTCATGGCTAcagattaaatataataaataagatGGAATTTGATCATGCAGTCAATGGGCTGCTGCGTGTGCAAAACACTTACGATCTGGAAGCGGAGCACATGGCCAATGGACTACTGGGCCTAAAGCAATACAA CGCTACACTCAACTCTTTGGATTGTTTAGCCTTGGCGCGACATCTTGCCGAGCAGGACAATCGCGAGCTGGCAAGCAACTGGTATCAATTAGCATTGGATAAGTATGAGCAGACATCACAGTCACTGTATCAACTCTTGAACATAAAGCGTGCTGACATATTGAAGGAGCTGAATGCACTTAAAAAGTCCAGATAG